One Brassica napus cultivar Da-Ae chromosome C4, Da-Ae, whole genome shotgun sequence genomic region harbors:
- the LOC106446975 gene encoding zinc finger CCCH domain-containing protein 25: MAHRILRDHDADGWERADFPIICESCLGDNPYVRMTKSDYDKECKICTRPFTVFRWRPGRDARYKKTEVCQTCCKLKNVCQVCLLDLEYGLPVQARDTALNISTHDSIPKSDVNREFFAEEHDRKTRAGLDYESSFGKIRPNDTIRMLQRTTPYYKRNRAHICSFFIRGECTRGEECPYRHEMPETGELSQQNIKDRYYGVNDPVALKLLGKAGEMGTLETPDDQSIKTLYVGGLNSRVLEQDIRDQFYAYGEIESIRILAEKACAFVTYTTREGAEKAAEELSNKLVVNGQRLKISWGRPQAPRTDPDGGGSQQQGGVAHTGLLPRAVLSQQHNQPPPMQQYYMHPPPPQQPHQDRPFYPSMDPQRMGAVTSSQDSGDNRMPPHGHYQQHQPYPPQPYGGYMQQPYQQHPPYHHGPPQAAHPYPQQQQQPGTGSRPNPPPPSSVSAPPPESVSHAPSGSSSQQSAEAAVTGTSQ; encoded by the exons atggcGCATAGAATACTCAGAGATCACGACGCCGATGGCTGGGAACGCGCTGACTTCCCCATCATCTGCGAGTCTTGTCTCGGCGACAATCCTTATGTCCGAATG ACAAAATCTGATTACGACAAAGAGTGCAAGATCTGCACCCGACCGTTCACCGTATTCAGGTGGCGCCCCGGCCGCGACGCTAGGTACAAGAAAACCGAAGTCTGTCAGACATGCTGCAAGCTCAAGAACGTGTGCCAAGTCTGTCTCCTGGATCTCGAGTATGGTCTTCCCGTTCAGGCCAGAGACACGGCCCTCAACATCAGCACTCATGATTCCATCCCCAAAAGCGATGTCAACAGAGAGTTCTTCGCCGAAGAGCATGATCGAAAG aCGAGAGCTGGATTAGATTATGAGTCTTCTTTTGGAAAGATTCGTCCTAATGATACCATTCGTATGCTTCAAAGAACGACGCCGTATTACAAGAGGAACCGAGCGCATATTTGTAGTTTCTTTATTAGGGGAGAGTGTACTAGAGGTGAAGAATGTCCTTACCGCCACGAGATGCCTGAGACAGGAGAGTTATCCCAGCAGAACATTAAAGACCGTTACTATGG TGTGAACGATCCAGTGGCGTTGAAGTTACTTGGGAAGGCAGGTGAGATGGGCACATTGGAAACTCCAGACGATCAAAGCATCAAGACGCTTTACGTCGGCGGGCTAAACTCTCGAGTCCTTGAGCAAGACATAAGAGATCAGTTCTACGCATACGGAGAGATCGAGTCCATCAGAATCTTGGCGGAGAAAGCGTGTGCCTTTGTCACGTACACGACCAGAGAAGGAGCGGAGAAAGCTGCTGAAGAGCTCAGCAACAAGCTAGTTGTCAACGGTCAGAGGCTTAAAATCTCTTGGGGAAGACCTCAAGCTCCCAGAACTGATCCAGATGGCGGCGGCTCGCAGCAGCAAGGCGGTGTGGCTCATACTGGATTGCTGCCTCGTGCTGTGTTATCTCAGCAGCATAATCAACCTCCACCGATGCAGCAGTACTATATGCACCCGCCACCACCACAACAACCTCATCAGGACAGACCCTTTTACCCGTCGATGGACCCTCAGAGAATGGGTGCAGTCACTTCGTCTCAAGACAGTGGTGATAACAGAATGCCTCCACATGGGCATTATCAGCAGCACCAGCCGTACCCGCCACAGCCATATGGAGGGTATATGCAACAGCCTTACCAGCAGCATCCTCCTTACCACCATGGCCCACCACAAGCTGCTCATCCTTATCCGCAACAGCAACAACAGCCGGGTACTGGTTCAAGGCCTAACCCTCCTCCTCCAAGCTCAGTCTCTGCTCCACCACCTGAATCTGTGTCTCATGCACCATCAGGGTCCTCTTCTCAGCAATCTGCTGAGGCTGCTGTTACTGGTACGTCCCAGTAG